One Branchiostoma floridae strain S238N-H82 unplaced genomic scaffold, Bfl_VNyyK Sc7u5tJ_1560, whole genome shotgun sequence genomic region harbors:
- the LOC118408188 gene encoding zinc finger protein 845-like — protein MEILSSEAIMDDLSTAHPGDEKSSNEALDTTMQQNNMEGDTPCEEKCGVESDRPPKQSRMEQTDRLAVKRTVDRRFACTECDYRAATKANLIIHTRKHTGERPYKCDQCDYSAAQKGSLDQHMAKHTGENPYMCDECGYRTAHKSKLFEHMRRHTGEKPYKCDQCDYSVARKGNLDQHMFKHTGENPYMCDECGYRTAHKSKLFEHMRRHTGEKPYKCDQCDYSAARKGNLDQHMFKHTGEKPYMCDECRYSTANKFKLFEHIKKHTSEKPYKCDQCDYSAARKGNLDQHMTKHTGEKPYMCGECGYRTAFSFSLTVHMRRHIGEKPYKCDQCDYSGATKSNLDQHTAKHAEDKRYVCGECGFRTAHKGALKRHMKKHSGVKPYNRDPCQHSASSSTSSCAVASVQNGSVKHMAQDGEEKPYECGECWYRTADLSDLTVHMRTHTATDKKISETAMDNPSTAHPEDETSSSEKLDTGRQQAKEGGIPCEEKCVVEPDHPSTQDPTEQPDRLAVHRFECTESDYPSTQGRTEQTDRPAVKHTVDKRFECTECDYRAATRTDLIIHTRKHTGEKPYKCDQCDYSAARKGQLDRHMSQHTGEKPYMCEECGYRTAVMSRLIVHMRQHTGEKPYKCDRCDYSAAQKGSLDKHMAKHTREKPYMCGECGYRTAHKSKLSEHMKTHTGEKPYKCDQCDYSAAQKYSLDKHMAKHTGEKRYKCTECGYRTAASSSLTVHMRTHTGVKPYKCNFCDYSSAKKGNLDLHLCTHTGEKPYLCGECGYRTAVKSHLTEHMRRHTGEKPYKCDQCDYSGATKSSLDQHMAKHADKRHVCGECGFRTAHKGALKRHMIMKKHSGVKPYNRDPCQHSASSSTSSSAAAVQTGSDKHLTQHGEEEPYKCWYGTADRSDVTVHMRTHTVQIGSDKHLAQHGEEKPYECGECWYRAADHDLSDLTVHMRTHTAMDKKISETAMDDLPTAHPGDETSSSEKLDTGRQQNREGDIPCEEKCGVEPNHPPTQDPTEQTDRLAVKRTVDRRFECTECDYRAATRTQLKCRLDQHMAQHTGDKPYMCGECGYRTAASSSLTVHMRRHIGEKPYKCDQCDYSGATKSNLDQHMAKHAEDKRPILEYAVPVWHPGLTKRQSDQLEQLQKRACRTIMGRDYPGYSHALEQLGLCSLATRREQY, from the exons ATGGAAATTTTGAGCAGCGAGGCCATTATGGACGATCTGTCAACTGCACACCCTGGGGACGAGAAAAGCAGCAACGAGGCATTAGACACTACAATGCAGCAGAACAACATGGAAGGGGACACTCCCTGCGAGGAAAAGTGCGGAGTAGAATCTGACCGTCCTCCCAAACAGAGTCGAATGGAACAGACGGACAGGCTTGCAGTGAAACGTACTGTGGACAGACGCTTTGCGTGTACGGAATGTGACTATAGGGCAGCCACAAAGGCTAACCTGAtcatacacacaagaaaacatactggcgagagaccctacaaatgtgaccagtgcgactattctgctgcacagaaaggaagtttagaccaacacatggctaaacacactggagaaaacCCCTACATGTGCgatgagtgcggatacaggactgcTCACAAATCTAAACTATTCGAACATATGAGAAggcatacaggtgagaaaccctataaatgtgaccagtgcgactattctgttGCACGGAAAGGaaatttagaccaacacatgtttaaacacactggagaaaacCCCTACATGTGCgatgagtgcggatacaggactgcTCACAAATCTAAACTATTCGAACATATGAGAAggcatacaggtgagaaaccctataaatgtgaccagtgcgactattctgctgcacggaaaggaaatttagaccaacacatgtttaaacacaccggagaaaagccATACATGTGCGATGAGTGCAGGTACAGCACTGCTAACAAATTTAAACTATTCGAACATATAAAAAAGCATAcaagtgagaaaccctataaatgtgaccagtgtgactattctgctgcacggaaaggaaatttagaccaacatatgactaaacacaccggagaaaaaccctacatgtgtggggagtgcggctACAGGACTGCTTTCAGTTTTTCCTTGACTGTACATATGAGAAGACACatcggtgagaaaccctacaagtgtgaccagtgcgattatTCTGGCGCAACAAAAAGCAACCTAGATCAACACACGGCTAAACACGCGGAAGACAAACGGTACGTGTGCGGAGAGTGCGGATTCAGGACGGCTCACAAGGGCGCCTTAAAAAGACATATGAAAAAACATtcaggtgtgaaaccttataaTCGTGACCCTTGTCAACATTCTGCTTCTTCGTCTACTTCTTCTTGTGCTGTTGCTTCAGTACAAAACGGCTCGGTCAAACACATGGCTCAAGACGGTGAAGAAAAACCCTATGAGTGCGGAGAGTGCtggtacaggacggctgactTGTCTGAtctaaccgtacatatgagaacacatacag CTACGGACAAGAAAATCAGCGAGACTGCCATGGACAATCCGTCAACTGCACACCCCGAGGACGAGACAAGCAGCAGCGAGAAATTGGACACGGGAAGGCAGCAGGCCAAGGAAGGGGGCATTCCATGTGAGGAAAAATGTGTAGTAGAACCCGACCATCCTTCCACACAGGACCCAACAGAGCAGCCGGACAGGCTTGCGGTGCATCGCTTTGAGTGTACGGAATCTGACTATCCTTCCACACAGGGTCGAACAGAGCAGACGGACAGGCCTGCGGTGAAACATACTGTGGACAAACGCTTCGAGTGTACGGAATGTGACTATAGGGCAGCCACAAGGACTGACCTGAtcatacacacaagaaaacatactggcgagaaaccttataaatgtgaccagtgcgactattctgctgcaaggaAAGGCCAACTAGACCGACACATGTCtcaacacaccggagaaaaaccctacatgtgtgaagagtgcgggtacagaacGGCTGTCATGTCTCGCCTAATCGTACATATGCGACaacacacaggcgagaaaccttataaatgtgaccggtgcgactattctgctgcacagaaaggcagtTTAGACAAacatatggctaaacacaccagagaaaaaccctacatgtgcggtgagtgcggatacaggactgcTCACAAATCTAAACTATCAGAACATATGAAAAcgcatacaggtgagaaaccttataaatgtgatcagtgcgactattctgctgcacaaaaatacagtttagacaaacacatggctaagcacaccggagaaaaacgcTACAAGTGTActgagtgcggatacaggacggcggCGAGTTCTtccttaaccgtacatatgagaacacatacaggtgtgaaaccttataagtgtAACTTTTGCGACTATTCTTCTGCAAAGAAAGGCAATTTAGACCTACATCTTTGTACGCATACCGGAGAAAAGCCCTacttgtgtggggagtgcgggtacaggacggctgtcAAGTCTCACCTAACGGAACATATGAGGAGACACActggcgaaaaaccctacaagtgtgaccagtgcgattatTCTGGCGCAACAAAAAGCAGCCTAGATcagcacatggctaaacacgcAGATAAACGGCACGTGTGCGGAGAGTGCGGATTCAGGACGGCTCACAAGGGCGCCTTAAAAAGacatatgattatgaaaaaacattcaggtgtgaaaccttataaCCGTGACCCGTGTCAACATTCTGCTTCTTCTTCTACATCttcttctgctgctgcagtacaaacCGGCTCGGACAAACATTTGACTCAACACGGTGAAGAAGAACCCTACAAATGTTGGTAcgggacggctgacaggtctgacgtaaccgtacatatgagaacacatacag TACAAATCGGCTCAGACAAACACCTGGCTCAACACGGCGAAGAAAAACCCTACGAGTGCGGAGAGTGCTGGTACAGGGCGGCTGATCATGACTTGTCTGACCTAactgtacatatgagaacacatacag CAATGGACAAGAAAATTAGCGAGACAGCCATGGACGATCTGCCAACTGCACACCCCGGCGACGAGACAAGCAGCAGCGAGAAATTAGACACGGGAAGGCAGCAGAACAGGGAAGGAGACATTCCATGCGAGGAAAAGTGCGGAGTAGAGCCTAACCATCCTCCCACACAGGACCCAACAGAGCAGACGGACAGGCTTGCGGTGAAACGTACTGTGGACAGACGCTTCGAGTGTACGGAATGTGACTATAGGGCAGCCACAAGGACTCAGCTG AAATGCAGattagaccaacacatggctCAACATAccggagacaaaccctacatgtgcggtgagtgcggatacaggacggctgcgAGTTCCtccttaaccgtacatatgagaagacACATCggcgagaagccctacaagtgtgaccagtgcgattatTCTGGCGCAACAAAAAGTAACCTAGAtcaacacatggctaaacacgcGGAAGACAAACG